One Dermatophagoides farinae isolate YC_2012a chromosome 6, ASM2471394v1, whole genome shotgun sequence genomic window carries:
- the Pfas gene encoding phosphoribosylformylglycinamidine synthase isoform X2 — protein MAFMTNIIRFYQNPALSNDQEKNLLNKVRQHFKNGGDEIIKSVQTEFCFNIEQQAQLSSDELSKIEWILTPDFNVKLDRESSRLRSLNLSSSKNTVLIEIGPRLNFSTALSTNAVSICKNIGLDKKISRIEKSTIYLFEIERSMTKEQENQLVESLHDRMTEQRYHKPIESFKLPTNDDKWFEIDVIGRGEQALREVSEQLGLAFDDWDISYYCSLFKDKLKRNPTSVECFDLAQSNSEHSRHWFFKGRIFIDDKEVPQSLFGMVTSTQDNTNDNNVIKFSDNSSAIRGFSDLNILIPKDSTQASSMELKKDQTRHIIFTAETHNFPTGVAPFPGATTGTGGRIRDVQAAGRGAHVIAATAGYSFGNLHIPDYHLDWEDDNEIYPHNFASPLHICIEASNGASDYGNKFGEPVLAGFARSFGQRIPSNERIEYIKPIMFTGGIGTIDDGYVQKNHAEIGMDVAKIGGPVYRIGVGGGAASSTEVQGSEGSESLDFNAVQRGDAEMEQKLNRLIRACIEHQKGNVIESIHDQGAGGNGNVLKEISEPMGAKIHCNKFTLGDPTINTMELWGAEYQESNAILIRKENRAILDKISKREKCQVDYVGEITGDHHITLVENETAQKHPVHLDLELVLASMPRKNFRYQQKQIPLKPLVIQGEDKTRLMIESLHKVLRLPSVASKRYLTTKVDRCVTGLVAQQQCVGPQHTPIADYALIALNYYTYHGSVTSIGEQPIKGLISPEANGRLSVAEAVTNLMFCAITEMADIKCEGNWMWPAKLDGEGALLVQTCEAMCEFMKQINIGIDGGKDSLSMAAKVKLPNGSEIVKSPGTLVISAYAPVPDIRIKVTPEMKIDGCSLIYVKLNGNDRFRLGGSALAQVYKQIGNDCPDMEDPSHLKNGFAIVQKLIKNKICTAGHDVSDGGLIVCLLEMAFVTDCGIDVAIPSFGQDPLNVFFAEECGVIIEIRDENVQSVLNDFKSANIIAHKIGKAIRKKDVVIRFDNTVMILGHMFTLRDVWEETSFQLENHQANPECVMHEKNGLKFRKTPNWKLTFETAKINLNIDSHITSAPKVAVLREEGINGDREMIASFFMVGFDVVDITVTDLISQTVNLDDFRGLIFPGGFSYADVLGSARGWAATLKYNSNVETQLQRFKHRNDTFSLGVCNGCQLMALLGWVGSKSNGTLLTHNTSGRFECRFTSVMIPEKTPAMMLNGMQGSVMGVWVAHGEGRFVFENDQIKKSVKDFVSLVYVDDDNKPTTIYPMNPNGSVDGIAGICSTDGRHLAMMPHPERATLSWQWPYIPSTMEHMKHSLASPWAKMFENAYKWSMATRI, from the exons atGGCTTTCATGACGAATATTATTCGATTCTATCAAAATCCAGcattatcaaatgatcaaGAGAAAAATCTTCTCAATAAAGTGCGACAACATTTCAaaaatggtggtgatgaaattattaaatcAGTTCAAAcggaattttgtttcaacattgaacaacaag CTCAATTATCGTCCGATGAACTTtcgaaaattgaatggattttAACACCAGATTTCAATGTAAAATTGGATCGCGAATCATCACGTCTGCGGTCATTGAATTTATCGTCGTCCAAGAATActgtattgattgaaattggaCCCAGATTGAATTTCAGTACAGCATTATCTACTAATGCGGTTTCTATTTGTAAAAATATTGGACTTGATAAGAAAATATCCcgaattgaaaaaagtacaatttatttgtttgaaattgag AGATCGATGACCAAGGAACAGGAAAATCAACTTGTAGAATCATTACATGATCGAATGACTGAACAACGTTATCATAAACCGattgaatcatttaaattgccaacaaatgatgataaatggtTTGAAATTGATGTAATTGGTCGTGGTGAACAAGCATTGAGAGAAGTGAGCGAACAATTGGGTCTTGCATTCGATGATTGGGACATTTCATACTATTGTTCATTGTTTAAAGATAAACTTAAACGAAATCCAACATCTGttgaatgttttgatttaGCTCAATCGAATTCAGAACATTCTCGTCATTGGTTTTTCAAG GGACGAATTTTTATCGATGATAAAGAAGTACCTCAGTCGTTGTTTGGTATGGTCACCAGTACACAAGATAAtaccaatgataataatgttataAAATTCAGTGATAATTCATCGGCTATTCGTGGATTTTCCGATCTGAATATTTTGATACCGAAAGATTCTACTCAAGCATCATCGatggaattgaaaaaagatcaaaCAAGACATATTATTTTCACTGCTGAAACACATAATTTTCCAACCGGTGTGGCTCCATTTCCTGGTGCTACTACTGGTACTGGTGGACGAATTCGTGATGTTCAAGCTGCTGGACGTGGTGCACATGTCATTGCAGCTACGGCTGGCTATTCATTTGGTAATCTTCATATTCCTGATTATCATCTTGATTGggaagatgataatgaaatttatccACATAATTTTGCATCACCATTACATATTTGTATTGAAGCTAGTAATGGTGCCTCCGATTATGGTAACAAGTTTGGTGAGCCAGTTTTGGCTGGTTTTGCTCGAAGTTTTGGACAACGAATTCCGAGCA ATGAACGAATCGAATATATTAAACCGATTATGTTTACTGGTGGTATCGgtacaattgatgatggttatgtCCAGAAAAATCATGCTGAAATCGGTATGGATGTTGCGAAAATTGGCGGGCCTGTTTATCGtattggtgttggtggtggtgctgcTAGTTCCACTGAAGTTCAAGGTAGCGAAGGAAGTGAAAGTTTAGATTTCAATGCTGTACAACGAGGTGATGCagaaatggaacaaaaattgaatcgattgattcgtGCTTGTATTGAACATCAAAAAGGAAATGTTATTGAATCGATTCATGATCAAGGTGCCGGTGGCAATGGAAATGTATTGAAAGAGATTAGTGAACCGATGGGAGCTAAAATTCATTGTAATAAATTTACATTGGGTGATCCGACCATCAATACTATGGAACTTTGGGGAGCCGAATATCAGGAAAGCAATGCTATTCTTAtacgaaaagaaaatcgtGCAATTTTGGATAAAATAAGTAAACGAGAAAAATGTCAAGTTGATTATGTTGGTGAAATTActggtgatcatcatattacattggttgaaaatgaaacggCTCAAAAACATCCAGTACATTTAGATCTTGAACTTGTTTTGGCATCGATGCCAAGAAAGAATTTCcgttatcaacaaaaacaaattccattGAAACCATTGGTAATTCAAGGAGAAGATAAAACAAgattaatgattgaatcattgcATAAAGTACTTCGATTGCCATCTGTTGCTTCGAAACGTTACCTGACAACGAAAGTGGACCGTTGTGTTACTGGACTTGTTGCGCAACAACAATGTGTTGGTCCTCAACATACTCCCATCGCTGATTATGCATTGATAGCGTTGAATTATTACACATATCATGGCAGTGTTACATCGATCGGTGAACAACCAATTAAAGGATTAATTAGTCCTGAAGCCAATGGAAGACTATCGGTTGCCGAAGCTGTTACTAATTTGATGTTTTGTGCCATCACTGAAATGGCCGATATTAAATGTGAAGGAAATTGGATGTGGCCAGCTAAATTGGATGGTGAAGGAGCATTATTAGTTCAAACTTGTGAAGCTATGTGTGAATTTatgaaacaaatcaacaTTGGTATCGATGGCGGTAAAGATTCCTTATCGATGGCTGCTAAAGTTAAACTTCCGAATGGTTCAGAAATTGTCAAATCACCAGGTACATTGGTGATTAGTGCCTATGCTCCTGTTCCGGATATTCGAATTAAAGTAACaccagaaatgaaaattgatggcTGTAGTTTGATATATGTTAAACTAAATGGAAACGATAGATTCAGACTCGGTGGATCAGCATTAGCTCAAGTTTATAAACAAATTGGAAATGATTGTCCAGATATGGAAGATCCAtctcatttgaaaaatggtTTTGCTATCgttcaaaaattgatcaaaaacaaaatctgtACTGCTGGTCATGATGTTAGTGATGGTGGTCTGATTGTATGCTTGTTGGAAATGGCATTCGTTACCGATTGTGGTATTGATGTTGCCATACCAAGTTTCGGTCAAGATCCATTGAATGTATTCTTTGCTGAAGAATGTGGtgttatcattgaaattagaGACGAGAACGTGCAATctgttttgaatgatttcaaATCTGCCAATATTATTGCCCATAAAATTGGTAAAGCTATACGTAAAAAAGATGTTGTCATCCGTTTCGACAATACTGTTATGattttg gGTCATATGTTCACATTACGTGATGTTTGGGAGGAAACCAGTTTTCAATTGGAAAATCATCAAGCTAATCCAGAATGTGTTATGCATGAAAAGAATGGTTTGAAATTCCGTAAAACACCAAATTGGAAATTAACTTTTGAAACGGCTAAAATTAATTTGA aTATTGATTCACATATTACTAGTGCTCCAAAAGTTGCCGTACTTCGTGAAGAAGGTATTAATGGTGATCGTGAAATGATTGCCAGTTTCTTTATGGTTGGATTCGATGTAGTGGACATTACCGTTACCGATTTGATTAGTCAAACGGTCAATTTGGATGATTTCCGTGGATTGATTTTCCCGGGTGGTTTTTCGTATGCTGATGTTTTGGGTAGTGCTCGTGGTTGGGCTGCAACTCTTAAAtataattcaaatgttgaaaCACAATTACAACGATTTAAACATCGAAACGATACATTTTCACTTGGTGTTTGTAATGGCTGTCAATTGATGGCGCTTCTGGGCTGGGTTGGCAGTAAATCAAAtg GTACTTTGTTAACTCATAATACTTCGGGTCGATTTGAATGTCGTTTCACTTCGGTTATGATACCTGAGAAAACACCTGCTATGATGCTTAATGGTATGCAAGGAAGTGTAATGGGTGTTTGGGTTGCTCATGGTGAAGGTCGATTCGTTTTTGAAAACGATCAGATTAAGAAATCGGTTAAAGATTTTGTCTCATTGGTctatgtggatgatgataataaaccgACTACAAT TTATCCAATGAATCCAAATGGAAGTGTTGATGGTATCGCTGGTATTTGTAGTACAGATGGACGTCATTTAGCAATGATGCCACATCCAGAACGAGCAACACTTTCATGGCAATGGCCATACATTCCATCAACAATGGAACATATGAAACATTCATTGGCCAGTCCATGGgcaaaaatgtttgaaaatgcATACAAATGGTCAATGGCCACtagaatttga